A window of Cryptomeria japonica chromosome 3, Sugi_1.0, whole genome shotgun sequence contains these coding sequences:
- the LOC131032333 gene encoding photosystem I reaction center subunit XI, chloroplastic, with protein MATANAMSRAAAPHSLLASANPTLRRCHVTSFLGQNLKGLGFKKKLSPHSLTVKAVQTDKPTFQVIEPLNGDPFIGSLETPVTSSPLIAWYLSNLPAYRTSVSPLLRGIEVGLAHGFFLVGPFVKTGPLRDTEYAGAAGSLAAGGLVIILSICLTMYGVASFKVGEPPLAPSLTLTGRKKEADKLQTAEGWSAFAGGFFFGGISGVTWAYILLYVLNLPYFVK; from the exons ATGGCGACCGCTAACGCCATGTCCCGGGCAGCTGCTCCTCATTCTCTTCTTGCTTCTGCAAACCCTACTCTCAGAAGATGCCACGTCACCTCATTCTTGGGTCAAAATCTCAAAGGCCTCGGCTTCAAGAAGAAACTGTCACCACACTCTCTCACTGTGAAGGCCGTCCAAACTGATAAG CCCACATTTCAAGTGATAGAGCCCCTGAATGGTGACCCCTTCATAGGAAGCTTGGAAACTCCTGTGACTTCTAGCCCCCTGATCGCATGGTACCTGTCTAATCTACCTGCTTATCGCACCTCTGTAAGCCCCCTTCTACGTGGAATAGAGGTGGGTTTAGCTCATGGGTTCTTCCTTGTGGGCCCATTTGTGAAAACTGGGCCTTTGAGAGACACTGAATATGCTGGAGCAGCTGGTTCCCTGGCAGCTGGAGGGCTagttattatattatctatttgtttGACAATGTATGGTGTGGCTTCATTCAAGGTTGGAGAGCCTCCCTTGGCTCCTAGTCTTACATTGACAGGAAGGAAGAAAGAGGCAGATAAGCTGCAAACTGCTGAAGGCTGGTCTGCTTTTGCTGGGGGATTCTTCTTTGGAGGGATCTCTGGGGTTACTTGGGCTTACATTCTCTTGTATGTTTTGAACTTGCCCTACTTTGTTAAGTAA